Genomic DNA from Mycobacterium stomatepiae:
CTCAATGGGATGCCCGGCGTGCTGTCGGCGCGCTGGGCGGGCACCCACGGCGACGACGCCGGCAACACCGCGCTGCTGCTTGCCCAGCTCCGCGATGTGCCCGACGAACGGCGCTCCGCGGCGTTCGTGTCGGCCTGCGCGCTGGTGTCGGGCAGCGGGGAAGTCGTCGTCCGCGGCGAGTGGCAGGGCGCGATCGCCCGGGTGCCACGCGGCGACGGCGGGTTCGGCTACGACCCGGTTTTCGTTCCGGCCGGCTCCGAGCGATCCGCGGCGCAGTTGAGTCCCGCGGAGAAGGACGCGGCCTCGCATCGGGGTCGCGCGCTGGCCCTGCTGCTGCCCGCCTTACGCGAGCTGGCCTAGCCGCGCGGCAGCGAGCTCACAGCCCGTAGCGGGCCTTGATGTCCTTGGTCTGGAAGTGCTCGACGATGATGCCCAGCAGCGGGATCGTGCCGGCCAACAGCACGCCGATGGTCTTGCCGATCGGCCAGCGGACCTTGATGGCCAGGTTGAAAGCCGTGAGCACGTAAGCGAAATACACCCAGCCGTGCACCACTTCGATCCACCGGATCTCGTGGTGGAACGCGAGGTGCGAGACGATCTCGTAGCACAGTGCGATCAGCCACAGACCCGTCGTCCACGCCATGATTCGGTAGCCGAGCAAGGCTGGGCGGATGCGGTCGGCGGAGACGGCTTCGCTGGTCTCGGAGGGTGTCTCGGGCGTGGTCATGCAGTGGTCCTGTTCTGCTTTTCGGCATCGTTGGCTGCGAGCTGCGCTAGGTAAGCGTTGTACTCCCGCAGGGCGGGGTCGTCGGCGGGCTGCTGTGCGGGCGCGGGCCGCTCGGGTAACAGCCCGTCCGGGATCTCGGTGACCGCGCCCTGGTTGCGCGGTTTCGGCGGAGCCTCTTCGTAGCGGACGAAGTTGCGGTACGCGTAGAGGCAGAACCACGCGAACAGCGGCCACTGCAACGCGTAGCCGAGGTTCTGGAAGGTGCCCGACGCCGATTGAAAGCGGGTCCACTGCCACCAGCCCAAGGCCAGGCAGCCGCAGGCCGAAGCGATCGCCAGGACGATCAGCGCGGGCCGGTGATGGCGCCGCCGAGGGGCTTCGCTGGACACCCCTCGACGGTACCGCGCGGGGGCCTACGCAGCGCCGGCCGCCGTCCATTTCAGCGAACAACTGTTTATTGAATGCTGTCGTGGGGAAGCCGACTGACAACCGTGTTCTCAGCCGACGCACGGAAACCTTAATAGACCACAGGGACAAATGATGGGTTCTACCC
This window encodes:
- the rdgB gene encoding RdgB/HAM1 family non-canonical purine NTP pyrophosphatase; translation: MPDGDDPPRPASPPSRSSRLLVASRNPKKLAELRRVLDGAGLSGLTLVSLNEVAPFDEAPETGATFEDNALAKARDAFAATGLATVADDSGLEVTALNGMPGVLSARWAGTHGDDAGNTALLLAQLRDVPDERRSAAFVSACALVSGSGEVVVRGEWQGAIARVPRGDGGFGYDPVFVPAGSERSAAQLSPAEKDAASHRGRALALLLPALRELA
- a CDS encoding DUF3817 domain-containing protein; this translates as MTTPETPSETSEAVSADRIRPALLGYRIMAWTTGLWLIALCYEIVSHLAFHHEIRWIEVVHGWVYFAYVLTAFNLAIKVRWPIGKTIGVLLAGTIPLLGIIVEHFQTKDIKARYGL